Proteins encoded by one window of Modestobacter marinus:
- a CDS encoding RrF2 family transcriptional regulator, whose product MDRVRISARVDYAVRAAVELAAVAPDSLTSERIAQAQGIPARFLQAILGDLQHARLVTSQRGREGGYRLAMPPSEISVARVMRVEQGFLAEVHGQRPEDVEYPGAAGPLASVWVAARESYRRVLENVTLADVVAGTMPPHVAEMIELESAWRSFGVPAAD is encoded by the coding sequence ATGGACCGCGTGCGCATCTCCGCCCGGGTCGACTACGCCGTCCGCGCCGCCGTCGAGCTCGCCGCGGTGGCACCCGATTCACTGACCTCCGAGCGGATCGCCCAGGCGCAGGGCATCCCGGCCCGCTTCCTGCAGGCCATCCTCGGGGACCTGCAGCACGCCCGGCTGGTGACCAGCCAGCGGGGCCGGGAGGGCGGCTACCGGCTGGCGATGCCGCCGTCGGAGATCTCCGTCGCCCGGGTCATGCGGGTGGAGCAGGGCTTCCTCGCCGAGGTCCACGGCCAGCGCCCCGAGGACGTCGAGTACCCCGGCGCCGCCGGGCCGCTGGCCTCGGTGTGGGTGGCGGCCCGGGAGTCCTACCGCCGCGTGCTGGAGAACGTGACGCTGGCCGACGTCGTCGCCGGCACGATGCCGCCGCACGTGGCCGAGATGATCGAGCTGGAGAGTGCGTGGCGCTCCTTCGGGGTCCCCGCTGCGGACTGA
- a CDS encoding putative leader peptide, which translates to MTDCGALLVERLHVDLARVSSAACRAAR; encoded by the coding sequence GTGACGGACTGCGGCGCCCTCCTCGTGGAGCGCCTGCACGTCGACTTGGCGCGGGTCTCCAGCGCCGCCTGTCGCGCCGCGCGCTGA